The genomic DNA TGGACTACAGGATAGTGTGGGATGTTGCGGTTAACAAGCTCCCGGCGTTGAAAATCGAAATAACAAGATTATTGGCCGAATGAAATCGTAATCTCCAAGCGCGGATCTCCCTCTCTGAGGAG from Synergistaceae bacterium includes the following:
- a CDS encoding DUF86 domain-containing protein, which encodes MAGMRDRLIHDYFGVDYRIVWDVAVNKLPALKIEITRLLAE